The Acidobacteriota bacterium DNA segment AGAAACATCAACGGCTGACTTGATCGTGGCGGTTGGGAACCAGTTGCTATTGTTCCAGGAAAGGAGCTTACTGGCTGGAAATGAATTGAAAGCCGACCACACCCAATCAGTGCCATTTGTGACCAAAGCCATTGCGACCGGGCAGTTTTATCAAAACCGGCCACAACAACTGGCACTCTTGACCGATGAAGGTCACCTGATGGTTGGAACACCTGATTCCAGTGAGTTTACGGTGCGCGGGCAATGGACCGGGGCAACATCACTGGTGACCGCACGGGTTTCAACAACCGGATCGGATGATCTGGTGGTGTTGGACCAAACGAATCAACTCCACATTGTTCTGGATCAAGAAAGTGAGTCAGTGGCCAAACGGACGATGAGCAGCAACCCGGTGGCTCCGGTGACCTTTGACACTCAACGTGCCCCGGTGGCCGTGCTGCCGATGCGGCTCAACGTAGATGGATTGAACGATCTGGTGATTCTCCGCGCCGGAGACCCCCAGCCAGCCGTTGCTTTAACCGCACCGGTTCACACCTTTGTCATCAACACCGCCGATGCGTCATCAAGTTCTGGGGATATCAATCCTGGGGATGGAATCTGTCGGGATTTTAATGGGAACTGTTCCCTGGGTGCGGCAATCGGCGAAGCTAATGCCAGTCCCGGCGCCGATTTGATCACCTTCAATATTGCACCCGGCGGGCCTCAAACCATCCGGTTTGATTCTCTCTTCGGGGCTATTTTGAATCCAGTTTTCGACTTTACCGAATCCGCCACGCTTGATGCCACCACCCAACCCGGATTTGCTGGAACACCGATTATTTCGTTTACCGGCTCTCTGGCACGGTTAGGGTGTTTACAATTCTCGGGGAGTGTTGTGATTCGTGGAATCGCCCAGAGTGGGAATCAATCCTATGACCCTATCAATGGCCGAGGTGGTAATGGTTTTGAGATTTTCAGTGACAACAACATTATCGAAGGTAATTTCATTCAATCTAACCAGGGAGCCGGAATCCTGGTTACAGGCTCAAATAATTTAGTCGGCGGAACGACTGCGGCTTCAAGAAATGTTATTTCCGGGAACGGGTTTGGGAGTCTTTCTGGGTTTGGTTTTTTTGCGGGGGTGAGGTCCCAAAATGGGAATAGCAACCAGATTCAGGGAAATTCAATTGGAACCGATCTCGCTGGAATGGCTAGCCTTCCCAACTTTGGTGGCGGTATCTACATTCCATCCGGCCACAACAACGGTGTCGGCGGCGCTCTGCCAGGAGCCGGAAATCGGATTGCTTTCAACTATGGGCATGGAGTCGAAATTGGACATCCTGTGATTACTCCCAGTCCCTCCAACATCCTGGTTTCACGAAATGCGATTTATTCAAACACCCTGTTTGGAATCAACCTGGTCAAAATTGATGATGACGGATCGACAGAGAATGATCTGAAAAATGACGGATTGACGGAGAATGATCTGGGAGATGCCGACACAGGTGCAAATGGGTTGCAAAACTTCCCAACCATTACCAGTGTTGCTTCAAGTGGTGGTTCAACCACCATTCAGGGAACACTCAACAGTCGCCCCAACACCACCTACCAGCTTGAGTTTTTCGCCAACGACGCTGTCACTTCGTTTCAATATGAAGGGCAGGAATTGATTGGTACAACCTCGGTTACAACTGATGGGACGGGGAATGCCACTTTTACATCTACCGTTCCGGTTGCTGTTTCCTCAACCAGGTTCATTTCGGCCACTGCAACTGACCCTACTGGCAACACCTCTGAATTTTCATTTGCCCTGCAGGTCAACACGGCTGGAAATTCACAACCTCCTGTGATTGCCGTGATTTACTTTAACCCGCCAAAAGCACTAGCCCCGGCGAATGTAGCCTTTTATGGTGGGTTACTTTCGACTGACCTGGATGGGACGATTGTTTCCTACGCCTGGAACTTTGGCGATAACACAACTGGTTCGGGTAGCATCGTTTCACATACCTATCCAACTGCCGGGAATTATCCGGTTACGCTCACGGTCACGGATAACGCTGGAAATACGGCTTCGACCTCAGTGGTGGCTATAGTTCTGGCATCAACCACACCGCCGCCGGATCCAAATATCATTCCGGCACCTTCGAATCTAACGGCTACTGCCACTTCCCGTCGGGTTACGGTTCGATGGCAGGATAATTCAACCAACGAAACCAATTTTGTGGTCGAGCGTGCGCCAAAGAGTTCTGGCCGATTTATCCAGACGACTTCACTGGCGGTCAATACCACAACCTTTAGCCAAACCCTGGCACCTGGCACCTATTTGTATCGGGTACGGGCCTACAATCGAACCACCAAAAAGTATTCGGCTTATTCAAACACCGCTGAAGTTAGGGTGGGATAGCTTTCGTTCGTTCTTTGTTTCAATTGGCAGCACAGTGAAGAGATGGAAATGGGCGGTGTTTCTCAGCGGTGGCTCATTTTGTCTAAGAGACTGTTTGGAAAGGATTGGGATTTTCGCAAGGTATTGATTTAAAAGAAAATTGCCTTTGAAACCTGCGAAGCAAGTGGCCGGCCCATTGTCTGTGTAGGAGCTGAAAATTCCGTGAGTTGCCCCTGTGACTCGGGCCCTTTTCAAACGTTGCCGCCCTAATCAAATTTTCAGGCCGGAGCAGGCCGCGCATTTCACCAGGAAGCAAAGATATGAACTTCAAGCATATGACACGATTTAATGCCGACAAATTTGACGAGCAAAGCGTTTTAGCAGCAGCAGCAGCTCAATATCCGGAAGTGCTGCGGGAAATGATCAATCGGATGCGGGTTACCAAAGAAAGTGAAGCTCAGTTGCTGCTTATTATGCAAGCAGAAAAACTCTTACCCAAATATGCGGCCCGACTTCGGCAGCACACCGAAGACGAGGCACGCCACACACAAATGCTCGAAGTGTTACTGATCGAAATTGGCGGCATGCCAAAACCGGTTGATGGCGAAACGTTTATGACAGAGTTTTGGTGTTTAACCGGGCATTCGGCCCAGCATCTGCCGAGCCTCATTGAATTGCTGGCTGGGTTGCTTCAGATCGAAAAACGGGCACTTGAAATGTTCAACCTGTTGGTAAAGGCATTACCCAACCATCAGGTCGTCCGCCCGGTGCTGGAAGTCATTCGCCGGGATGAAGAAAAACACCTGCGCTGGGTTGAAGATCACTTAACCTATCTGGCTTCACTTGGTCCAGAACATAGCCGTGAAGTCGAGCTCAACCGCCGCCGTTATGAACTCATTGACCAGGCTGCCTTTATAGCGATGACAGGCAGCCGAATTGATCGGTTGAAGGCTGTGCTGGAAGTAGCGGATACCTTCACGGGTGAAGTTCGAACGCAGTATATGCTGGAGCAGGTGCCACGTGTGCTCAAGGGAACTGAAACTATCCGCCGACGGTTTATGGCGCTCAAGATGATGGTGGCCATGCAGCACCAATATCACGACGTACCGCTGGTTCCGGCCAAAGTTTCAGAGTGATGTTTTTAGAGTTCCGGGCTCAGGGAAACACAACTCCTTCAATCATTTAACCTTTGAAGAGTTGAAGTGGTTTTGGTTCTTAGTCGCTGCCTAAGTACAAGTTCCCACAAATAAGGGATGGAATTTCAGCTTTCGCCCGGATGGACGCCGGAGAACAGCCGGTGGTTTGCTGTTTTGGGCACACCACCGGGTCTTCGATCTGGATTGGTTCGCGCCCGGACGGGCACTGGAACAGAATCGTGAGCGAGGGGCCGAACCCCATAAGCGCCAGGAGAAGGAACCAGAGCCCGATCTGGACAAGGGGACCGGGAAACAGGGAGACAGGGAGAAAAAACAACTGGTCGCCTTCCCCCGCTCTCAATCGGAACTGATTCAACCTGACAAACCTGGTGAATTGTCTCCGTGTCTCCCCGTCTCCTTGTCTCGCACAGACTCAAACTTCTTTCTCCTGACGCTTATGAGTCGTCCCCCCCCGAGGGAAAAGGGATCGAACACCCTTCCACAGCGCCCATCCGGGCGAAACCCAATGTTTCTCCCACCGAGTGATCGAATTTCATCCCCCTTTTATGGGGACTTGTACTAAGGTTACCCGCCAATTTCGGACATTGTCCGGGTTGGGGCCAGAAATTCCGGTGAGTTGATCGTGTGGCCAGGTCCTTTGTGAAAGACTGCATTACAAATGAGGTCTTTTAACGCACTTCGCGATGCTCCAGCTCGGAGCGGTCCACGCAGGTCGTATTCCTGATGGGCAAACAGGCAGGTTTTGAGTTTTCCATCCGCCGTGAGTCGAATCCGGCTGCACGCATTACAAAACGGACGGGTGACCGAGGCAATGATTCCGATTTCACCCGTGCTTCCATCGGCAAACCGAAACCGAAGCGCGGTTTCACTTGGGCTGGCCGGAAACACTGGTCTCAATTGAAATTGTTGTTGAATGCGCTCCAGGATTTCGTCGCCTGAAACCATCACTTCGGGCCGCCACTGGTTTGGTCCATTGAGCGGCATATATTCGATAAATCGGACAGCGACTCCGGTTTCACGGGCAAAGCTCACAAAATCAAGGATTTCGTGGTCATTGACGTCTCGCATCACGACACAATTGATTTTCAGTGGGGACAACCTGGATTGCTGGACCTGGTCAATGGTTTCAAGCACTTTTGGCAAAGCCGCTTTTCGGGTCATGGCCCAGAAGGTTGTTGGATTCAACGAGTCCAGACTCATCGTCACCCGGCTCAGTCCGGCATCAATGAGGTCAGGTAAGGAGTCTCCGAGTAAAAATCCATTGGTGGTGAGCGCCAGATCCGAAACACCTGAAATTCCAGCCAGTTGGCTGATCAGAACCGGTAATCCCTGGCGGAGGAGTGGTTCGCCTCCTGTGAGTCTGATTCGCGTCACTCCCAGTTCAACAAAAATCTCAGCCAGCCGGTGAAGCTCTTCAAACGTCAAGAGTTCCGGCTTGTCAACCCAGGACAACCCTGTTGGCGGCATACAATACACACACCGAAAGTTGCACCGGTCCGTCACCGACATCCGCACATTACGAATCACCCGGCCAAATGAATCACACAGATTTGGCGGGAATGTATCGTGGACTGGCTGGCCATTCGTCGGTTGAAACATAGGGTTGGCGTTCAGAGTTCCGCCTTCAGGCGGGTTTCTTGATCACCCTTTTTCATCTGGGCAATAGTTTTGTTCTTCAAGAGTTCGAAAAACTCAGCTCGAATCCGGTTCCAGTCTTCGTGCAATGGACATTGCCCGTTGTGAAGACTGGTACTCTGGCAATAAGGACATTCAACAAATTCCGGGTTCGGGTCGAGGATTTGAAACACTTCCCAGAGCGTGATTTGTTCGGGGGTGCGAAACAGTTCGTACCCGCCGTGGATGCCTTTGCTTGATTTGAGAATTCGATGGCGGCGAAGCTCGCCCAAAATCTTTCGAAGATAGACTGACGGAATGACCTCGGCGTCGGCGATTTCACGCAAACCGCATGGCCGTCCCTGGGTTTGCTGGGCCAGATAAACCAACGCTCTGATTCCATATCCGGTGGCTTTTGAGAGAATCATGGCGACTGCCCTCCGGGATTTCCTGGATTCCAGGTTTCAGAGCAAAATAAATACAAAAAGGACAAAAGGGACGAAAAGGACCAAAAGAAAACACGTTCGAACACCCGGAACCCGAAGTCCCAATTCCTGACCAGATGACCAACTGACAAGGTGACAAGGTGATTTCTTTCATCCCTCATCCCTTCAGAAACCCGAACCCGGAACGGTTTTCAGAGTTCCCCGCAGTCAAATCCGCATTCCGCTTCCTGGTCAAAAGTTTGATGAGGCGGGCCAGGGTACATCGGAAGCGTCTTGGGTGGGCCAAGACGCCGCAGAAATGATTGTCCGGCTTTGGCCAGATAGGGGACTTCCGAAGTGATGAGGGATTGCGAAAATTGCCCGGCGAACACAGACAAGTGATCAGTGACAAAATGCGCTGCCGTTTCAGATGTAATCTGGGCTGATTCGGTGTCGTTTGCGGCCAGGGCAAAGGCTTCTTTCAGTCGCAGGTAACTGAGAAAGCCAGCTTCAATCGCAATATGATCCGGGGCTTCGCGCGAAGCAGGTTGATATCCAAAGGCGGCGTAATAACAGGCCAGTTCCGAAAGCAGGTATCCTGGCTGCACCATGGCAACATAACTGATTTCACGGGCTGGAACCGGTCCTCCAGGACCAAAAATTGAATGGTAAAACCCTTCGGAGGCTTCCTGAAGCGCGGCGGTGGCTGCCTCTTTCAGGTCGAGGTCATTTGTTTGAGCCGAAAGTTTGGTGATTTCACGTTGCCAGTGGCGGCGCGGGCAGTCAAACAGCAGGCTCAGGAGCCGCCAGTCAGATGATTCCTGGAAGAGCTGCACCAGTTTTGGATCAAGGGAACGTTTCGGATTACTCATGGTCCCACCTTCATGTGTAAAGGCACCCAGCCGGTTCGCATCTTCCGGGCGCCGACTTCCTGGTGACTGCCTTCCCAAACAGCAAAGGCAATCTGGGATCGAACCTGCGGAGATAGCCCCGTTGGAAGCTTTCTGACAATCACCACCTGCCAGCCAGTTTCAGTCCGGATGCCAAGCCCCCGGGCACCTCGGGCGACAGGGGTAATCGTGCCGGGGCCTTCGGAAATCAAATCTTCCACCGGGTTGTCACGCGGGCCAACCCGCCGGTTGCCAGCCGCGCTGGCCGGAGCGTATCGTTTGGCCATTTCCTGTTGCGTCGGTGACCCCTTTTCCAACGATTGGGCTTCAAAGGGGTAATGGTCGGGCTGGGCATTAGGATAAATGGATTTGATCGAGTCTTCGCGGCCATTGGTCCAGGCTTGCCAGTCGGCTTTCCAAATTGTGATTTCAACTGGTTTGCCAGCTTCGCCCATTTGTGGTGCTGGCACGTTGGCTTCAATTTTGGTCGGCACCTGAATCGCACAGGCATCGGAAAAGGCCGCCGGTTTTTGAACCTCATTGCGCGTTGTGTCTGCCCACTCCAGCCGAAAAGCGATGTCTGTTCCATTCGTAATCGCCCTCACATGCACATCCGGTGTGGTTGGTTTCATCTGACGTGGTTCAACCAGGTCCTGTGGAATGAGTTTGGCGGTGTGCTCTGAAACGGCGTCCCAGGCCGGATCTTTTGGGTTGACTGGTACTTCACGGGCTGATACGGCAATGACTTCGGTGGTTTGGACGGGTCCGGCTTTTTTGTAAGAAACGACCACCACAATACAGATTCCCATCACGACCAGCAACAAAATATATTTCAGAAATGCGTTCATAGGGGAAACCTCCTGAATAGTTCGTGGTCAGTAGTCAGTAGTCAGTAGACAAAACCCGGATCGTTGAATCAGTAGAATTCTTGAAAAGAATTGTTTCTAAATGACTCAAATAGAATCAAATCCACTTGACAGGCACTTCAAAATTCCAACACTTGACTACTGACTACTGACTACTGACTACTGACCACTGACCACTGACTTCATGGACAATTCAACCGCCCGATTTGATAGAGCTTGTCAAAGGCGGGTCGGACGTGAATGGGTTCTCTGAGCGGCACCCGGACAACTTCTGCGCCAGCTTCGCTCATGCCAATCACCCAGTCGCCATCCCGTCGCCATTTCGGGACAATTGATTCGGTTGAACCAAACAGACCCAGTAATCCCGCCATATCCAGATCCTGTGGCGCATTTCGATACGTCTGAAGTGCCTCAATCGCACCCGGTCCAAACATCTGGGTCAGGAAAGACGTCGGCGCGTGCAGCGGTGGAATGTAATAAATGTTTGGCTCCAGGCCGAATTGTGGAAAGAGCGGAAGCGCCACTTTTTTGATGTGAACCAGATAGTCAATCGGGTTATCCGCTTTGGCTTCTTCAGGTTTGGAGATCCACCCGGCCAGTCGGATTTTCCCAATGCAGTTCACAAAACACTGGGGTTGCAGGCCAGTTTCAATCTTTGGAAAACACCCAATGCACTTTTCCGAAGTCCCGGTCATCGGGTTGAAAAAGACTTTCTTGTAGGGACAACCCCTGACACATTCCTGATATCCGCGACAGCGATTTTGATCAACCAGGACAATGCCGTCTTCCTGCCGTTTATAAATTGACCCGCGTGGACAGGAGGCCAGACATCCCGGATAGGTGCAGTGGTTGCAGATGCGGGCCAGATAGAAAAACCAGGTCAGGTGCGGAACGGCCAGACTGGCGCCGTTTTCGATGTGGCCGGCACAATCATCTTCACCGACATTGGGATAGGCATAGTCAAACTCTTCGGGACGCCAGCCCATGACGCGCTCGCCAGCCGGTGCCGATTCAAAAATGGTCTGGCCTTCATAAACCGAGCCATTCCATTTTTGCCCTTCCAGCATATTGAGCAACTTGAGATCCCACGAAAGTGGATAAAACCCGTATGGTTTACTCTCGACGTTGTTCCAGAGCATGTATTCCTGCCCCTTGCCGGAGGTCCAGGTGGTTTTGCAGGCCAGCGTACAGGTCTGGCAGGCAATACATTTGTTGATGTCAAAGACGGCGGCAAATTGTTTTTCCGGTCGGTCTTCCGGATACCAGTAGGACATTTCCCGTCCGAGCTGCCAGTTATAGACGCGTGCCATAGCTATTTCTCCTTTTCGTCGGTGTAGAATTCACCGGCCAGATACCGTTTCATTTCCGGCGATTCATAGCGGGGCCGAATGCCAAGCGAAGCTGGCCGCCATAAGCCGACACCTTCGAGACCACCGGGTTCGGCACGGGTGATTTTGACGATTGATTCACGCGGTGCCCCAGTCGGGCAATGGACATCGGGTAGAAATCCCTTGCCGATTCCCTGACCAAACATGGCTTTGCGAACCAGCGAATCGGTCATCAATGTGGGTTTGAGCCAGCCCCGCGTGGCGGACTGGTGCGAACCTGACCGGAACATGGCCTGATAGCCGGTGCGTGGATTCTTGGCCAATCCGTCGGGTCGTTCGCGTTGACCTTGCTGTGAGCCGGGCGTGGCGGCATACATGTTGAACCACATCCGGGTCACGCCGACCGGAGTGCCGGGATAGTAGCGAGCCCGGCACAGCAAGCGGGCAAAGGCATAATCCGTATCGTTTGATTGCCAGCCTCGGAACGGTCGGTCTTCCGGGTCGGAATCAATCCAGACATAATCGCCATCTTCGACACCGAGGGCTTTGGCGTCCACGGGGTTGATGTCCACATAGCCTTCGGTCACAAACGGGCTGCGTTTGTCGTGGCGATAAATATCCCCAAATGGTCCAAACAAAATCGCCACCATATCGGTGTCAATTGGCGTGGTATGTGACCCGTGGCGATATTTCGGCGTGTGGAAAATAAACTTGTATCCGTCTTTGGCCAGCGGATGGGGCGAAATTTTGGTTTCGGCCCAGGTTTTGACGACGTTGCGTCCACACCGTGTTTCACACGAAAGATCATCCCGCTTGACGCCATACTTTTCTGGCCCGTCGGGCCGGATGGCCTCGTGATTTTTCGGAGCCACAATCACGTTGGGTTCATAGAAGGTCGAATCAACTGGTTCGCGATGGACCGGCAGATTTTCGCCAGCTTCGATAAATTCATTTTCCTCGCGATAAAATTCGAGCCGTCCGGTCTTGGTGTACCAGGGTTGTGAATCCTGGGTTTGCTCATACCCAACGGCTTTCGGCGTGGTTCGGCTGTTCATCAGCGCCGGAATCCCTTCGCGGGCTTTGGCTTCCAGTTCATCAATTTTATAGCCTTTGGTGTTGGTCGAGGTATCGAGAATCCGCTGGAGATAGACCGTGGTCTGGTTTTCCCGGACAAATTTCCAGTAGTCATTAAACCGATTGTCTTTGGTGAGTTCCGCCATTTTGGACCCGACCAGAGAGAGAACTTCGATATCCCCGAGTGTGTTGAAAATGCGTGGTAGCGGGGTGCGTGGAAAGACCTGCAAAAACGGGTTGGAGATCGAGGCGGTCATATCCGGGTGTTTGAGTTCAGCCCACGAATCAACCCCAAACACCACGTCTGCCCATTCGCACGAGGTTGACCACCACCATTCCTGAACGGCAATCATTTCAATGCGCGGCAAGACATTGATCACCGTGTTGTAATGCCATTTGACGTTGCCCAGGATGGAATTGGCATTGGCAAACCACAGCGATTTGGTCGGAGTTGGAATGTGGGTTGCGCCAGTCAGGAGTTTGTTTCCAACCCGGAGCGGGTGGTCTTCGTGGTTGTAGTAATGTGCTGACTCGGGTTTCCAGTATTGTTTGGGCCGGGCCAGCTTGTTTGGGTCGAGTTCGATATCAAACGGGTTTTCGTTGATGTATTGCGGCGACCCGTTAAAGAGCGCCACCCGGTAATTTCCGGCATATGAACCAACGTTTCCGCTGATTTTCCCGACGTTTCCCGTGAGTGCGGCAAGCAAGAAAATGTCACGATCTTTGTTGTCATTGTTGAAAAACTGGTTTGGCCCCATGCCGATGGCAAAGAGCGTCGTACCCGGATCTTTGGCAAAGTGACGGGCCAGTGATTCAACGGCGTGAGCGGGCGCCCAGGTCAGTTCCTCCACCGTTTTTGGATCAAAGTGTGCGGCATATTCTTTCACCAGATCATAGACAGGTCGGCAGCGGACCTTTTTCCCATCGGCAAGCTGGACTTCCACCGTGCCTTCGAGCAAGGCATCGCCGATTTTCGAGATCTTGCCGACTTCGTCCCTGGTCATTGGTTTTGGACTGTTGGACGCCCGATCCCACCAGAGAAAATCGCCCCATTCCTGGCGCATTTTCTCTGGAATCACGTGTCCGGTGTGCGTGGCGGCGGGCGGTTCTTTTTCGCCTTCTTTCAGGAGTTGAATATAGTTTTTGAGTTCGCCGGGCTTTTGGCCGGTGACTTCTTCGGCCCGGAGGTATTTGAGAGTATCCATCCGAACCAGGACCGGCAGGTCGGTCCACTGGCGGACATACTCCTGATCATACAAATGATCGCGCATAATCACGTGGGCAAACCCGAGCGCGAGGGCCGGGGTGGTCCCCGGACGAACAACGAGGACGTCGTCGCCTTTGGTGGCCGTGGCCGAATATT contains these protein-coding regions:
- a CDS encoding Rrf2 family transcriptional regulator, which translates into the protein MILSKATGYGIRALVYLAQQTQGRPCGLREIADAEVIPSVYLRKILGELRRHRILKSSKGIHGGYELFRTPEQITLWEVFQILDPNPEFVECPYCQSTSLHNGQCPLHEDWNRIRAEFFELLKNKTIAQMKKGDQETRLKAEL
- a CDS encoding molybdopterin-dependent oxidoreductase, producing MKKELSRRDFLKMASTAGFGALVASSTKVWGLDAITNPLAVYPDRGWEAVYRDLWKYDSKYTFLCAPNDTHNCILNAHVRNGVVTRIGPTMRYGEAKDLAGNGTTHRWDPRVCQKGLALTRRFYGDRRVNQCMVRAGFKRWYEAGFPRESDGKPPVEYFQRARDEWVRMSHDEAATIVAAALKNIAETYTGEAGKERLKKQHYDEATIEATKGVGTQVLKFRGGMPLLGITRVFGMYRMANSMALLDAHIRKVGPDQAVGGRGFDNYSWHTDLPPGHPMVTGQQTVEFDLNSVEYAKTVVVWGMNWITTKMPDAHWLTEARLKGTRIVVIACEYSATATKGDDVLVVRPGTTPALALGFAHVIMRDHLYDQEYVRQWTDLPVLVRMDTLKYLRAEEVTGQKPGELKNYIQLLKEGEKEPPAATHTGHVIPEKMRQEWGDFLWWDRASNSPKPMTRDEVGKISKIGDALLEGTVEVQLADGKKVRCRPVYDLVKEYAAHFDPKTVEELTWAPAHAVESLARHFAKDPGTTLFAIGMGPNQFFNNDNKDRDIFLLAALTGNVGKISGNVGSYAGNYRVALFNGSPQYINENPFDIELDPNKLARPKQYWKPESAHYYNHEDHPLRVGNKLLTGATHIPTPTKSLWFANANSILGNVKWHYNTVINVLPRIEMIAVQEWWWSTSCEWADVVFGVDSWAELKHPDMTASISNPFLQVFPRTPLPRIFNTLGDIEVLSLVGSKMAELTKDNRFNDYWKFVRENQTTVYLQRILDTSTNTKGYKIDELEAKAREGIPALMNSRTTPKAVGYEQTQDSQPWYTKTGRLEFYREENEFIEAGENLPVHREPVDSTFYEPNVIVAPKNHEAIRPDGPEKYGVKRDDLSCETRCGRNVVKTWAETKISPHPLAKDGYKFIFHTPKYRHGSHTTPIDTDMVAILFGPFGDIYRHDKRSPFVTEGYVDINPVDAKALGVEDGDYVWIDSDPEDRPFRGWQSNDTDYAFARLLCRARYYPGTPVGVTRMWFNMYAATPGSQQGQRERPDGLAKNPRTGYQAMFRSGSHQSATRGWLKPTLMTDSLVRKAMFGQGIGKGFLPDVHCPTGAPRESIVKITRAEPGGLEGVGLWRPASLGIRPRYESPEMKRYLAGEFYTDEKEK
- a CDS encoding ferritin-like domain-containing protein, with translation MNFKHMTRFNADKFDEQSVLAAAAAQYPEVLREMINRMRVTKESEAQLLLIMQAEKLLPKYAARLRQHTEDEARHTQMLEVLLIEIGGMPKPVDGETFMTEFWCLTGHSAQHLPSLIELLAGLLQIEKRALEMFNLLVKALPNHQVVRPVLEVIRRDEEKHLRWVEDHLTYLASLGPEHSREVELNRRRYELIDQAAFIAMTGSRIDRLKAVLEVADTFTGEVRTQYMLEQVPRVLKGTETIRRRFMALKMMVAMQHQYHDVPLVPAKVSE
- a CDS encoding PKD domain-containing protein produces the protein MRLNVDGLNDLVILRAGDPQPAVALTAPVHTFVINTADASSSSGDINPGDGICRDFNGNCSLGAAIGEANASPGADLITFNIAPGGPQTIRFDSLFGAILNPVFDFTESATLDATTQPGFAGTPIISFTGSLARLGCLQFSGSVVIRGIAQSGNQSYDPINGRGGNGFEIFSDNNIIEGNFIQSNQGAGILVTGSNNLVGGTTAASRNVISGNGFGSLSGFGFFAGVRSQNGNSNQIQGNSIGTDLAGMASLPNFGGGIYIPSGHNNGVGGALPGAGNRIAFNYGHGVEIGHPVITPSPSNILVSRNAIYSNTLFGINLVKIDDDGSTENDLKNDGLTENDLGDADTGANGLQNFPTITSVASSGGSTTIQGTLNSRPNTTYQLEFFANDAVTSFQYEGQELIGTTSVTTDGTGNATFTSTVPVAVSSTRFISATATDPTGNTSEFSFALQVNTAGNSQPPVIAVIYFNPPKALAPANVAFYGGLLSTDLDGTIVSYAWNFGDNTTGSGSIVSHTYPTAGNYPVTLTVTDNAGNTASTSVVAIVLASTTPPPDPNIIPAPSNLTATATSRRVTVRWQDNSTNETNFVVERAPKSSGRFIQTTSLAVNTTTFSQTLAPGTYLYRVRAYNRTTKKYSAYSNTAEVRVG
- a CDS encoding dehydrogenase, yielding MARVYNWQLGREMSYWYPEDRPEKQFAAVFDINKCIACQTCTLACKTTWTSGKGQEYMLWNNVESKPYGFYPLSWDLKLLNMLEGQKWNGSVYEGQTIFESAPAGERVMGWRPEEFDYAYPNVGEDDCAGHIENGASLAVPHLTWFFYLARICNHCTYPGCLASCPRGSIYKRQEDGIVLVDQNRCRGYQECVRGCPYKKVFFNPMTGTSEKCIGCFPKIETGLQPQCFVNCIGKIRLAGWISKPEEAKADNPIDYLVHIKKVALPLFPQFGLEPNIYYIPPLHAPTSFLTQMFGPGAIEALQTYRNAPQDLDMAGLLGLFGSTESIVPKWRRDGDWVIGMSEAGAEVVRVPLREPIHVRPAFDKLYQIGRLNCP
- a CDS encoding molecular chaperone TorD family protein; this translates as MSNPKRSLDPKLVQLFQESSDWRLLSLLFDCPRRHWQREITKLSAQTNDLDLKEAATAALQEASEGFYHSIFGPGGPVPAREISYVAMVQPGYLLSELACYYAAFGYQPASREAPDHIAIEAGFLSYLRLKEAFALAANDTESAQITSETAAHFVTDHLSVFAGQFSQSLITSEVPYLAKAGQSFLRRLGPPKTLPMYPGPPHQTFDQEAECGFDCGEL
- the moaA gene encoding GTP 3',8-cyclase MoaA, producing the protein MFQPTNGQPVHDTFPPNLCDSFGRVIRNVRMSVTDRCNFRCVYCMPPTGLSWVDKPELLTFEELHRLAEIFVELGVTRIRLTGGEPLLRQGLPVLISQLAGISGVSDLALTTNGFLLGDSLPDLIDAGLSRVTMSLDSLNPTTFWAMTRKAALPKVLETIDQVQQSRLSPLKINCVVMRDVNDHEILDFVSFARETGVAVRFIEYMPLNGPNQWRPEVMVSGDEILERIQQQFQLRPVFPASPSETALRFRFADGSTGEIGIIASVTRPFCNACSRIRLTADGKLKTCLFAHQEYDLRGPLRAGASRSALKDLICNAVFHKGPGHTINSPEFLAPTRTMSEIGG